Within Triticum dicoccoides isolate Atlit2015 ecotype Zavitan chromosome 1B, WEW_v2.0, whole genome shotgun sequence, the genomic segment CTAAGTGAAGGAGAACACATGTTTGAGTTAGATCCACGATCCAACCAAGCAAAGCCATAATCTCGTATATGCGTTTTCATTGAGCTAGGTACCTTTAGAGATTTGTGACTCCTCGAGGTTAAAGTTACTTGCGACATTCACTCTCTAGAATTGCTTCTGAAAGTTTGTGGAGGCATTGGAGATCGCTTCAAGATGATCTACTAGTGATTGAACCCCAACTTTGTCATCGAGGCTCAAGGTAGGAAGACAATGTCTTTGTGGGGACAACCCATGCCAACTAAAAAAACCTTGTTTCCACGCTTCTCCAACAACAAAGACCCAAAATCTTCAAGAGGATCCGAATTCCGGGCCTACATCCCGTACTTCAGTCACTCTGATTGATTctaaaacttttttcttgaatataTGATTCTAGTTTTTTTAGCACAATCGACTAGGCTTTATTGGTGAATAACCATTTGGTGATACAAATCGAATAATAGGGTTGGATGAGCCAAGAGTGTCTCCCTTGATCCAATGTAGTGCTTACCTAGCTTGATTGCGAGCTTCGCAatttgagctcctaaattcatAGATGAACTTACATGTGATAAAAGAGGATCAATGAATTTCTATCTCTCTGGTGCTTGCTTCATATCTCCCTCCGTTCTTTGTAGCAATGTCATTGACCAATTTTTAGCAATCCGGAGCGATGTGAAGGCGTTGGATGTGTAAGTCTCTAGCCAGCGCAAGATCCTCCCGACAAGCTAACGCCTCCAAAGTCGCAGGGTCGGCCACTCCTAACAAGACAAGGGATGAAGCCCCTAAGTACAAACCTTGCTCATCGCAACAAAAGGTGGCGACGACTCCACTGGTCCCTATACTGTGATACAACACATCCATGTTGATTTTCACCAAACCGGAAGGGGGAAGATTCCAGAATTGGGCATTGTGTGGAAGAGGAGCCACAATCGGTCTTGGTGGTGCCAAATTCTTGGGGTCCTCTAGCTCGCAATGTAACGGATGATAGAATCATGTGTGGAGACTGGACTCAGAAGACTTTGATTCTAGTTTTTTAGCACATTTGATTCTAGTACTTTGAGTTAGGAGAAATTTTGAAGCCCATACATAATCCTTTTTTAGGGGGGTTGGGGGATGGAAAGGAGGGCGCCTCTACAACACCTTTAGTGTCGGGATCGCATGCTGGCGCTCACGGGACTGCAAAATGGACCACGATCCATTAGCTTCGCTCGCTAGTGACCGCTCGCTCCAACAACATAGTTCTGAAAAGAAAGAAAACTAATGCTTAAGAGAAACAAAATCCGGGTTTTATagattaaaaaatatattaaaaaataaTAAAAGTTATAAATTTAAAAAGATCGTGAATTTAAAAAAGTTTGATATTTGAGAAAAGTTCAAAATCCACAAATTTATTAAAAATATGGTTTAAAAATAGATTTGAAAAgtattcataaatttgaaaaatgtttacggATTTGAAAAGAAACATGAACTTGAAAAAACTTGTGGATTTCAAAAGTATTCACGAACTTGAAAAATCTTTGGAGATTTCACGGATTCGAAGAAAAGTTCCTAGATTTGAAAAAAGACTGCgaacttgaaaaaagttcacgaaactattcaaaaaaagttcacaaattcccGGATAAAAAATGTTCATAGATTTGGGAaaaatagtttgtcaatttgaaataagtttgcaaatttgaaaaaaaaaatcaagcattaaaaatgttcagattttaaaAATTGTTTGCAAATTTGAATAAaacttcatgaattcaaaaaaattcatgaaaaataaaaaaaatttgtcATTTAAAATAAAAGAATAAATAAACAAAaaaaagaagggaaaagaaaagagTAAACaagggaaaaataaaataaaatgaaacaaTAAAAAGGAAAACTCAAAAATAGGAAAAATGTAAAAGAAaagtgaattttttttaaaaatatacaTAAGAAACTATTTAAACCGAACAAACTGGTGAAGCAAAAAGCAACAGAAAACCTGGGCCCAAAAAACGCTGCACCCTGTACCATTTGTCCTCAGCCGCCAAATAGAAGGATTTGACGCCGAAAGCGGCCATACAAAAGAGCAATGCTACATCTACAAAGAGTTTTTTACGTATCTTATGAATGAAATGagttgacagcttttaattagacaTTAGTAGAGGCTGGGGCCCACCCGGAAAAGGAAGATTACATAGGATACGTAACAGACTTGCGTAAGTCTAGCATTTTTGCATACAAAATCAATGTCAGACGTCCAGCCCAATAAGACCCTGCACGGACCGGCGAAGAGGTAACCGGCACAGGCCCCCAAAAGCCCATATACAAGTCACAGGACGCTCCCTCGCTCCCTCAGAAAAGAATACCGCCTCCctaaaaaaaactaggaaaaacagTCTCCTCATCGGTCAGTCGTCCTCGCCGTCGCCCTACCCATCTCGCCGGCGCCGTCGGGGGCCCGCGGGGAGcatggatgccatggaggaggatacgCCTCCAGCgctaccgccaccgccaccgcctacAACGTCAGTGGGCGCCTCCCCTGTTTGCCCTGCTCTCATCTCCGTGTTTAGGTCACGTGGAAGCGCTCACATACCTCCCTGATCGGGGCGTCGTGTCGGTTGCAGGGGCGCGAAGCAGCCGCCGTACAAGGATCCTGACGACGGGAGGCAGCGGTTCCTACTGGAGCTGGAGTTCATCCAGTGCCTCGCCAACCCCATCTACATCAACTGTACAGTAACTCTCCTCACAGCCTCTGTTTCAAACTGGTTGGTTAGAGATTAGCTTATTGGGTACCACAGCGCAATTGAGTTTCATCATGGCCTATTTGTGGGTTGAGTCCTGCTGCGAGAGCGAGTAGCTAGCTAATCAAAGAGAATTTTTCTTGTTGATGATTGTGTTAGTCAGTGACTGGCCTCTGGAGTAACAAATTCACATGATATGATTTGGTAAGACCGCATAGTGTGATAAGGCAAGAGAGATTGAATTATGTATTGCTTATGCTTTGTTGCTTCCTGTGCTACCGATGTATTCGGGGTCAATATTTTGTGCGAGTATTAAACATGATTCTGCTTGGGAGATGGCGTTTATAGTATTTGTTTTGTTCAAGCAGATCTAGCGCAGAATCGGTACTTTGAGGATGAGGCGTTCATCGGGTATCTCAAGTACCTCAAGTATTGGCAGCGTCCGGAGTACATCAAATACATAATGTGAGTCACCTTATACTTTTGATTGCGCAAATAGTTTGCTCACAGACAAACTAATATGGTTGTACTGTTATGGTAAAGGTATCCGCACTGCCTTTTCTTTCTTGAGCTTCTCCAAAATGCAAATTTCCGAAACGCAATGGCACATCCAGCAAACAAGGTGACCTTTGTCCCCATTTGGCTAGAATTGCACTCAAGCACCATTCTCACCCTTAACTGTTTACAAGCTTCTTCTTTCTTTTCAAACCGTTTCTTTGGAATtgtctatttggagattattacttCTACGGTTGATTGGTTGTGGACATAAAGGATCTTGGAAATGATAAAATGTTGCTATGAATGCGCTTACAAATATATTGAGTGGAtatgtgtcggtgggaacgacacctatgggatcaacgggAGGTGGAAAGAGGCGCcagagtggcacacaggaggtggaaagggtacagtgtacaagcttatcgcttgtcattacgggacaagacgcattaaatgcgcccctgaggtgtccccttgctttaacACGTGTTCAGGCCAGCGAGGCGGGCGGCGCCATGTAGGCtgacaggctgctgaggtggcgcggtggctgcgtcttcatgaagatctgcatgccaccacgcaggtgcttgttgagttggcctcGGGACCGCGCGTCGCTACGCAGGTGCTCGtctggctggctgggctggcagctgtatgggaaTGGCGGTGGGGTCTTGGTGCGTGCGGGCCTGGCCGCGTCTCTTgtcttcggcaagggtcttgccgtggcaccgcggtcgtccccggcaaggatgttgccggaggtctCGTCTTCCGGTCCTCATCTGATATCGtgtgtgttaatgatcttcacaaagatctgtatgccaccatggaggcgcctcccgacccttggttccaatgtggttgatggtgttggaaacctcgggctcaagggtggcgcgctccgttGGTGTTGGGCAGGttgccccagcaaggctcttgccggggctgcggaggccgccccggcaagggtcttgccgggggagcccACCTCGCCCTCTCGCTCTTCGCGtttctgtcttggcgttgcttgaTCGTCTTGTGGCtttggcctccctcctctgccctacTAAGTGTGGCCGCATGTGCGGCTCTGAcggcccgtgcacaggtaaaggggtgcgAAGTAGAGCCCCTAattctgtacaccgacaggagcccccaggcctgggccacacataagtgcaacgcgttgttgggctaggcccagaacggtgcgcgggcaggcggggccgaTCTTTACCGCGGTGACTCTTTCGTCCGCTGTGCTTCCCCATGACtcgcgttgaatgcgtgacgtgggggtcgtgcgtggggtgACCGAAGCGTGCTTGCGTCATCCTGTGGTGAATAgtgaagaggcggcttgcgtgtccctttaagaccgcagggccgctgctcatttactttctccgccttggaaccgtcgttccatgtttcccactacgcccgccccttgcgccacgtacgccgcatgcacggCGCGGGGCAGGTGACAGGCGCACGGGATATGGGAAGGCGCGCGCGCGTGGGTCGATACCCACGCGCCTTTGATTGGGCGAGAAGGGCGGTCGACGGCCTTGCCTGCTGCCACCTTAATGAGCTGGATTGGCTGAGAGAGGCGGCTGAGCCCTGACcctgcccctttataaggaggggaatgGGAGGGACGACACCCCTCAATCTTTTGCCATCCGCTTCCTCCCATCTTTGCTTCTTCCTCCCTTATGTTATGGCGAGAGGGCGTGCTGAtgcttcaacggtggcggcgagggtctccgctcgacaacgcgcccctcctccccaagagctcgtggcgaCAGAGCCGGCCACgaagggaagggggagggggcaaggccgaGGTTGccgtggcgctcggggaagaggaggacggggcggcgcatcggcttcgcctccgccagcagtcacttccccaatggagggccacgtcggggaccagcctcgcgaattcttcatcaggctgcgccgcggtgcgtcgtcgtcttcgtctccctgctccatttgctcgggagatggagctcgatccgcCACAGGCTCTGagactgcatatgaggggctgcgggaatagcggcacatgggccgacgtTGACTTCCCAACCCCTCATGTCATGCATCTTCGTCGCGGATGGAAGACTTCCGCTCGCATCCACAGTCTGACGGCGGGGCTCGTTCTCTATTTCAAACTAATGGAAAacagcctcctctccgtcaaggtctttagaGACTTCAGGACTCGcctaaagtgctgcgtggagagctcctctgatgacgaagactcttcctcgagcgagagtgacgaggaggacagcggcagcgacgacgagggtagcaggcgggaggatgacgggtcTGACTAGGCGTCGGACCCGCCCTCCCGGGCGGTGCCGGCAACAGCAGCATCTGCATCGGGCCCCTTCTCCCAGTGggaccggctccttgaacttctcgggatcGCCTCCTTGGGCGACTGGCTtgggaaggccggagaaggcgaagaaggcgggtggcgggccgtcagtcaaagtacgatggcaccgacgccttcgtagcgtattgacggaccgttgcctcatcttccagctcttctcccggc encodes:
- the LOC119339445 gene encoding mediator of RNA polymerase II transcription subunit 31-like, with the protein product MDAMEEDTPPALPPPPPPTTGAKQPPYKDPDDGRQRFLLELEFIQCLANPIYINYLAQNRYFEDEAFIGYLKYLKYWQRPEYIKYIMYPHCLFFLELLQNANFRNAMAHPANKEVAHRQQYFFWKNYRNNRLKHILPRPPPELTPAPAPAPAPVPTPPPVPAPPSSLPTMSAVGASAMPPMQFIGTPGTNNPKNEMRNVMGGRKRKMG